One segment of Alnus glutinosa chromosome 2, dhAlnGlut1.1, whole genome shotgun sequence DNA contains the following:
- the LOC133860138 gene encoding F-box protein At3g07870-like isoform X2, which produces MENSRRKIGRTQISTSKESQEESQEPKGCAPTSDCGTTLQDLPSQLIMEILSWLPMKTIFSCKCVCKLWQGLLLDPHLINLHLSRAPISLLLRTIQKNRKPRMLHLFDLQGNNIDCRGSRIKLKKKSNLPDAEFGFVNSCNGLLCLCEPGKKDPIYVCNPILGEYITLPKVKKDVKVVGAGFGFSLETKEYKVVQVLRIMGTDPITREIYDHYEAEIYVLGTGSWRSIGKVMYNINAGFYFNTFVNGALHWEVMEHNTPDFIRAFDFGSEKFRAVPAPSAFVRSEKEFIDYMRFGVLLGCLSISDSGESDHVDIWVMNEYGIKESWTKNFVITNLVFERHHLDYYQPIMILDSGEILILLNEGSLLSYDPREEVFNYLSTYGVRSKFQAIAHIPSFISLRDVAKGENLKLCRI; this is translated from the exons ATGGAAAATAGCAGAAGAAAAATAGGACGCACCCAAATCAGTACCAGCAAAGAATCACAGGAAGAGAGCCAAGAACCAAAAGGATGCGCACCAACAAGTGACTGTGGGACTACTTTACAAGACCTGCCATCCCAACTCATCATGGAAATTCTCTCATGGCTCCCCATGAAGACCATCTTCAGTTGCAAGTGCGTCTGCAAACTGTGGCAGGGCCTACTTTTGGATCCTCATCTAATTAATTTGCATCTGTCAAGAGCACCCATTAGCCTATTGCTTAGAACCATTCAGAAGAACAGAAAACCGAGAATGCTCCACTTGTTTGACCTTCAAGGCAACAATATCGATTGTCGTGGATCAAGGATTAAGCTTAAGAAGAAATCAAATCTCCCTGACGCTGAATTTGGTTTTGTAAATTCCTGTAATGGGTTGCTTTGCTTGTGTGAACCTGGTAAGAAGGACCCTATATACGTGTGTAATCCAATATTAGGTGAGTACATTACGCTTCCAAAAGTAAAAAAGGACGTTAAAGTAGTTGGTGCTGGGTTTGGTTTTAGTTTAGAGACTAAAGAATACAAGGTGGTCCAGGTTCTCCGTATAATGGGTACTGATCCCATTACAAGGGAGATATATGACCATTATGAGGCTGAGATATATGTTCTTGGTACGGGTTCATGGAGAAGCATAGGAAAGGTTATGTACAACATCAATGCTGGTTTTTATTTCAACACCTTTGTGAATGGAGCACTTCATTGGGAAGTGATGGAGCATAATACTCCTGATTTTATACGTGCTTTTGACTTTGGGAGCGAGAAATTCCGAGCGGTTCCAGCACCTTCTGCATTTGTTCGATCCGAGAAAGAGTTTATTGATTATATGCGTTTTGGCGTATTGTTAGGCTGTCTTTCTATAAGTGATTCTGGAGAGTCTGATCATGTTGATATATGGGTGATGAACGAATATGGGATAAAGGAGTCGTGGACTAAAAACTTTGTCATTACAAATTTAGTTTTTGAAAGGCATCATTTGGACTATTATCAACCAATAATGATTCTTGACAGTGGTGAAATTTTGATCTTACTTAATGAGGGTTCTCTTTTAAGCTATGATCCCAGAGAAGAGGTCTTCAACTATCTTTCTACTTACGGGGTCAGATCAAAGTTTCAAGCAATTGCTCATATTCCTAGCTTCATTTCACTAAGGGATGTTGCAAAGGGAGAAAATTTGAAG TTGTGCAGAATTTGA
- the LOC133860138 gene encoding F-box protein At3g07870-like isoform X1, with product MENSRRKIGRTQISTSKESQEESQEPKGCAPTSDCGTTLQDLPSQLIMEILSWLPMKTIFSCKCVCKLWQGLLLDPHLINLHLSRAPISLLLRTIQKNRKPRMLHLFDLQGNNIDCRGSRIKLKKKSNLPDAEFGFVNSCNGLLCLCEPGKKDPIYVCNPILGEYITLPKVKKDVKVVGAGFGFSLETKEYKVVQVLRIMGTDPITREIYDHYEAEIYVLGTGSWRSIGKVMYNINAGFYFNTFVNGALHWEVMEHNTPDFIRAFDFGSEKFRAVPAPSAFVRSEKEFIDYMRFGVLLGCLSISDSGESDHVDIWVMNEYGIKESWTKNFVITNLVFERHHLDYYQPIMILDSGEILILLNEGSLLSYDPREEVFNYLSTYGVRSKFQAIAHIPSFISLRDVAKGENLKKQLFSCVEGGHLSLCAN from the exons ATGGAAAATAGCAGAAGAAAAATAGGACGCACCCAAATCAGTACCAGCAAAGAATCACAGGAAGAGAGCCAAGAACCAAAAGGATGCGCACCAACAAGTGACTGTGGGACTACTTTACAAGACCTGCCATCCCAACTCATCATGGAAATTCTCTCATGGCTCCCCATGAAGACCATCTTCAGTTGCAAGTGCGTCTGCAAACTGTGGCAGGGCCTACTTTTGGATCCTCATCTAATTAATTTGCATCTGTCAAGAGCACCCATTAGCCTATTGCTTAGAACCATTCAGAAGAACAGAAAACCGAGAATGCTCCACTTGTTTGACCTTCAAGGCAACAATATCGATTGTCGTGGATCAAGGATTAAGCTTAAGAAGAAATCAAATCTCCCTGACGCTGAATTTGGTTTTGTAAATTCCTGTAATGGGTTGCTTTGCTTGTGTGAACCTGGTAAGAAGGACCCTATATACGTGTGTAATCCAATATTAGGTGAGTACATTACGCTTCCAAAAGTAAAAAAGGACGTTAAAGTAGTTGGTGCTGGGTTTGGTTTTAGTTTAGAGACTAAAGAATACAAGGTGGTCCAGGTTCTCCGTATAATGGGTACTGATCCCATTACAAGGGAGATATATGACCATTATGAGGCTGAGATATATGTTCTTGGTACGGGTTCATGGAGAAGCATAGGAAAGGTTATGTACAACATCAATGCTGGTTTTTATTTCAACACCTTTGTGAATGGAGCACTTCATTGGGAAGTGATGGAGCATAATACTCCTGATTTTATACGTGCTTTTGACTTTGGGAGCGAGAAATTCCGAGCGGTTCCAGCACCTTCTGCATTTGTTCGATCCGAGAAAGAGTTTATTGATTATATGCGTTTTGGCGTATTGTTAGGCTGTCTTTCTATAAGTGATTCTGGAGAGTCTGATCATGTTGATATATGGGTGATGAACGAATATGGGATAAAGGAGTCGTGGACTAAAAACTTTGTCATTACAAATTTAGTTTTTGAAAGGCATCATTTGGACTATTATCAACCAATAATGATTCTTGACAGTGGTGAAATTTTGATCTTACTTAATGAGGGTTCTCTTTTAAGCTATGATCCCAGAGAAGAGGTCTTCAACTATCTTTCTACTTACGGGGTCAGATCAAAGTTTCAAGCAATTGCTCATATTCCTAGCTTCATTTCACTAAGGGATGTTGCAAAGGGAGAAAATTTGAAG AAACAACTATTTTCATGTGTTGAAGGTGggcatttatccttatgtgccaattga
- the LOC133860138 gene encoding F-box protein At3g07870-like isoform X3 has protein sequence MENSRRKIGRTQISTSKESQEESQEPKGCAPTSDCGTTLQDLPSQLIMEILSWLPMKTIFSCKCVCKLWQGLLLDPHLINLHLSRAPISLLLRTIQKNRKPRMLHLFDLQGNNIDCRGSRIKLKKKSNLPDAEFGFVNSCNGLLCLCEPGKKDPIYVCNPILGEYITLPKVKKDVKVVGAGFGFSLETKEYKVVQVLRIMGTDPITREIYDHYEAEIYVLGTGSWRSIGKVMYNINAGFYFNTFVNGALHWEVMEHNTPDFIRAFDFGSEKFRAVPAPSAFVRSEKEFIDYMRFGVLLGCLSISDSGESDHVDIWVMNEYGIKESWTKNFVITNLVFERHHLDYYQPIMILDSGEILILLNEGSLLSYDPREEVFNYLSTYGVRSKFQAIAHIPSFISLRDVAKGENLKEADW, from the exons ATGGAAAATAGCAGAAGAAAAATAGGACGCACCCAAATCAGTACCAGCAAAGAATCACAGGAAGAGAGCCAAGAACCAAAAGGATGCGCACCAACAAGTGACTGTGGGACTACTTTACAAGACCTGCCATCCCAACTCATCATGGAAATTCTCTCATGGCTCCCCATGAAGACCATCTTCAGTTGCAAGTGCGTCTGCAAACTGTGGCAGGGCCTACTTTTGGATCCTCATCTAATTAATTTGCATCTGTCAAGAGCACCCATTAGCCTATTGCTTAGAACCATTCAGAAGAACAGAAAACCGAGAATGCTCCACTTGTTTGACCTTCAAGGCAACAATATCGATTGTCGTGGATCAAGGATTAAGCTTAAGAAGAAATCAAATCTCCCTGACGCTGAATTTGGTTTTGTAAATTCCTGTAATGGGTTGCTTTGCTTGTGTGAACCTGGTAAGAAGGACCCTATATACGTGTGTAATCCAATATTAGGTGAGTACATTACGCTTCCAAAAGTAAAAAAGGACGTTAAAGTAGTTGGTGCTGGGTTTGGTTTTAGTTTAGAGACTAAAGAATACAAGGTGGTCCAGGTTCTCCGTATAATGGGTACTGATCCCATTACAAGGGAGATATATGACCATTATGAGGCTGAGATATATGTTCTTGGTACGGGTTCATGGAGAAGCATAGGAAAGGTTATGTACAACATCAATGCTGGTTTTTATTTCAACACCTTTGTGAATGGAGCACTTCATTGGGAAGTGATGGAGCATAATACTCCTGATTTTATACGTGCTTTTGACTTTGGGAGCGAGAAATTCCGAGCGGTTCCAGCACCTTCTGCATTTGTTCGATCCGAGAAAGAGTTTATTGATTATATGCGTTTTGGCGTATTGTTAGGCTGTCTTTCTATAAGTGATTCTGGAGAGTCTGATCATGTTGATATATGGGTGATGAACGAATATGGGATAAAGGAGTCGTGGACTAAAAACTTTGTCATTACAAATTTAGTTTTTGAAAGGCATCATTTGGACTATTATCAACCAATAATGATTCTTGACAGTGGTGAAATTTTGATCTTACTTAATGAGGGTTCTCTTTTAAGCTATGATCCCAGAGAAGAGGTCTTCAACTATCTTTCTACTTACGGGGTCAGATCAAAGTTTCAAGCAATTGCTCATATTCCTAGCTTCATTTCACTAAGGGATGTTGCAAAGGGAGAAAATTTGAAG GAAGCTGATTGGTAG
- the LOC133862012 gene encoding uncharacterized protein LOC133862012: MKVERPCPEVPPKFHRLYMSFAAMKKGFLNGCRPVIGVDGCFLKGPFKGMLLAIVGRDGNDNMYPIAYAVVEAETKDSWTWFLETLVSDLGTHDRHARPTFISDRQKGLMPAFEDVIPMADHRVCVRHLWANFRDERHRGVALKDKLWAAACAYTEAEFNVHMQELKRMSPAAFEYLDKIDPSGWSRAWFHDYPTCDLLVNNICECFNAYILKARDKPILTMLEMIRIKLMRRYQVKKDGISKLTGKLCPKVAKKLESIGLDAMECVPHFAGEKLFEVEAPKRLQYVVDLHKKTCGCRQWEMTGIPCAHAVSAILFDCGEPEDYVHEYYSIEMYKKSICPTNIRYA, translated from the exons ATGAAGGTGGAAAGACCATGCCCTGAGGTTCCACCTAAATTTCATAGGCTATACATGTCATTTGCAGCCATGAAGAAGGGATTTCTAAATGGTTGTAGGCCAGTTATTGGGGTAGATGGATGCTTTTTAAAAGGGCCATTTAAGGGAATGCTCTTGGCTATTGTTGGTCGGGATGGCAATGACAATATGTACCCGATTGCATATGCGGTTGTTGAAGCCGAAACCAAGGACAGTTGGACTTGGTTCTTGGAAACCCTGGTGTCAGATCTTGGAACACATGACCGACATGCTAGGCCGACATTTATATCTGATCGGCAGAAG GGTCTTATGCCTGCCTTTGAGGATGTAATCCCGATGGCAGATCATCGAGTTTGTGTTAGACATTTATGGGCAAACTTTAGAGATGAAAGGCATCGAGGGGTTGCACTGAAGGATAAGCTATGGGCTGCAGCATGTGCCTATACCGAAGCCGAGTTCAATGTACATATGCAGGAGTTGAAAAGAATGAGCCCAGCTGCTTTTGAGTACTTGGACAAGATTGATCCAAGTGGGTGGTCTAGAGCATGGTTCCATGATTACCCTACATGTGATCTGCTTGTGAACAACATATGTGAGTGTTTCAATGCCTACATTCTGAAAGCTCGTGACAAGCCTATATTGACCATGTTGGAGATGATAAGAATAAAACTTATGAGGAGGTATCAAGTCAAAAAAGATGGCATTTCAAAATTGACTGGGAAGTTATGTCCTAAGGTGGCAAAGAAGCTGGAGTCAATTGGACTAGATGCAATGGAATGTGTTCCCCATTTTGCTGGTGAGAAGTTGTTTGAAGTGGAAGCTCCTAAACGGTTGCAGTATGTTGTGGACTTGCATAAAAAAACTTGTGGTTGTAGACAATGGGAAATGACTGGTATCCCATGTGCGCATGCAGTTTCTGCTATACTGTTTGATTGTGGGGAACCTGAGGATTATGTCCATGAATATTACAGTATAGAGATGTACAAAAAAAGCATATGCCCCACTAATATACGTTATGCCTAG